One stretch of Astatotilapia calliptera chromosome 3, fAstCal1.2, whole genome shotgun sequence DNA includes these proteins:
- the LOC113014037 gene encoding uncharacterized protein LOC113014037: MISRALTGYLFHNLALNQKAIQSSVGDSVGIAGKAVDGRRESRYQLGSCTLTKSESDPWWRVDLVNVYTIGAVIITNRAELENGLDGAEIWIGKSAAINDIESMRCAVISHIPSGQTYYFPCSSMEGRYVTVFLPGSENVLSICEVEVYYGYPLPNVALKGEATQSSTLSFATASKAIDGRRNSFYSNGFCSHTAEDETNPWWRVDLQRSFTITAVKVTNRGDCCAERLDGAEIRIGNSLENNGNNNPRCASISHIKVGKTYTYRCDGGSMEGRFVNVFLPGQKKTLTLCEVEVYAAPAVEPLQNVALNKQTVQSSTGNAVGIPFKGVDGCRTEFWGYSCCTHTGTQQNPWWRVDLLAVYKVTAVTIINRQDCCSERLLGAQILIGDSLEQNGNTNSR, translated from the exons ATGATATCTAGAGCGCTGACAG gttaTCTTTTCCATAACCTGGCACTGAACCAAAAGGCTATCCAGTCCTCGGTTGGTGACAGCGTGGGTATTGCTGGCAAAGCAGTTGATGGGAGAAGAGAATCAAGATATCAGTTAGGGTCCTGTACACTCACCAAGTCAGAATCTGATCCCTGGTGGAGGGTAGACCTGGTAAATGTGTATACAATTGGTGCTGTAATAATAACCAATAGAGCAGAACTGGAAAACGGACTGGATGGTGCTGAAATCTGGATTGGAAAGTCCGCAGCGATCAATGACATTGAAAGCATGAG ATGTGCCGTCATCTCTCATATTCCCAGTGGACAGACATACTACTTTCCATGTAGCTCCATGGAGGGACGCTACGTCACTGTGTTTCTACCAGGAAGTGAAAATGTCCTTAGCATCTGCGAGGTTGAAGTTTACTATG GATATCCATTACCCAATGTGGCACTCAAAGGAGAAGCTACCCAGTCATCTACACTCTCCTTTGCCACTGCGTCCAAAGCCATCGATGGCAGACGGAACTCGTTCTATAGCAATGGGTTCTGTAGCCACACGGCTGAAGACGAGACCAACCCCTGGTGGAGGGTGGACCTGCAGCGAAGCTTTacaatcactgctgtaaaagtCACCAACAGAGGAGACTGCTGTGCTGAAAGACTGGATGGAGCTGAGATCAGAATAGGAAACTCACTGGAGAACAATGGAAACAATAATCCCAG GTGTGCTTCCATCTCACATATCAAAGTGGGTAAAACCTACACATACCGGTGTGATGGAGGCAGCATGGAGGGTCGCTTTGTGAACGTGTTTCTTCCTGGACAGAAGAAGACTCTCACCCTGTGTGAAGTGGAGGTGTATGCTGCCCCAGCAG TGGAGCCGCTTCAAAATGTGgccttaaacaaacaaacagtacagtcATCAACAGGGAATGCAGTTGGGATTCCCTTCAAAGGTGTCGATGGGTGCAGAACTGAATTCTGGGGTTATTCATGTTGTACCCACACTGGGACACAGCAGAATCCctggtggagagtagacttatTGGCTGTCTATAAAGTCACTGCTGTCACCATCATCAACAGACAAGACTGTTGTTCTGAAAGACTTCTTGGGGCACAGATCCTGATTGGAGACTCACTGGAGCAGAATGGCAACACAAATTCCAGGTGA